The following nucleotide sequence is from Ignisphaera sp..
ATAACTGGTGGGATAGACCTATCTGTAGGATCAATAGCATCTGCTTCATCTATGCTTCTGGCAATAGCTTTAGATAGATGGGGCCTTCCTCTAGTCCTTTCAATTGTATTTGTATTAATAGTTACAGCATTAATAGGAGTGTTCCATGGGTTTTTCGTAAGTCTATTCTCACCTCCGCTACCGCAAATAATGCCGGCATTCATAATCACATTAGCCGATAACATATTTTGGGGAGGATTTGCAACAGCAATTACACTAGGATGGCCAATACCACTATATAAACACCCAGATCTATCAGTTATAGCAACCCCATGGATGCTAGCCTTAATACTTATTATCGTGGCAGTTATATCAATCTATATCCAAAGATATGGCATCATAGGGAGATACATATATGCAATAGGCGGGAACATAGAAGCGGCAAGACTGAGTGGAGTTCCCATCAATAAGACCAGGGTATTTGCCTATAGCTATAGCGCTCTATGTGCAGGCATTGCAGGGATAATATTTACAGCTCTAATGATGACAGGATACCCAGGTGTTGGAAGAGGGCAAGAACTCTATGCCATAGCATCAAATGCTATAGGTGGAGTTAGCTTAGCTGGTGGAGAGGGAATAGCTCTAGGCGCTGCAATAGGCGCATTTCTAATAACATTAATTAGAAATGCCCTTGTATTAAGTGGTGTCACACCTTATTGGTATGATCCAATTACCGGTGTTATACTTGGTGTTGCTGTTACAGTAGATTTGTATAGAAGGATCAGAGGGGCCAGATAATACTAGGTTGCAATCCATTACTTAAGTATAAAAATATAGACTTTTAAACTGGGTTTGCAACTTTACTGCATTGGGGTAACAAATGAAGGGGATAACAAAGACGACTTTAATAGCGATTGTAGTAGCAATCATAGTTATTGCAGTTGCTGGTGGCTTGGGTGCCTGGTGGTGGTTTTCCCAACAACAGTCAAAGCCTAGTAAGCTTGTATTTGTGGTGATAGGTAAATCTGTACACCCATACTGGTCTGTTGTCGAGGCTGGCGTGAAGAAGGCTGGTCAAGAGCTTGGCGTTGACGCTATTTTCTGGGTTCCACAGAAAGAGGATGTGCAGGCCCAGCTGAGCACAATGGATTCTTACATTGCTCAGAAAGTTGCAGGGATAGCTATTGCACCATCTGATCCAAGTGCGGCAACACCATATATTAACAAGGCTATCCAACAGGGAATTCCTGTAATAACAATAGATACTGATGCTCCACAGTCAAATAGGTATGTTTATCTCGGAACCGGTAATTATAAGGCTGGTTGGCTAGCAGGGCTAGTGGCATGGCAATTAGCTAAGGAGAAGGGATATATAAAGCCTGGAGCAACAATAAAGGTGGCTATGTTGACAGGTTCTCTAACTGCTATGAACTCCCTTGAGAGAATGGCAGGATTCAAAGATGCTATAATGAATTGCTCTCAGAAAGACCCTGATATAAGGGGTAACATCAATATTGTTTGGCTTGGGCCTTACAACGATCAGGAGGATCCAACACAAGCACTAAATTTGGCGCTATCGGCTATTCAAGCTAATCCTGATCTAACAATAGCATTCGGGGTATATGCCTATGATGGCCCTGCGTGGGCAAAGGCTCTGCAACAAGCTGGTGTAGCACCGGGGAAGGTAATTCTTGTGGAATTCGATGTTACATCAGATAATGTTCCACCACTTCAACAGGGCTATGCGCTTGTTACTGTTGGACAAAGACAGTATTTCATGGGTTACTACGGAGTAAAGCTCTTATATAATATGACTAAGTATGGTGTTGACAAAGCTCTCAAGAGCTTCATACCTGGCTATCCAAACAACAAAATATATGATACTGGCGTAGACCTTGTTGGAACAAAACACATGGAATTCACAGCACCAACAGGAGAGAAAGTTGCTGTGGTATCTCTAAGCGAATACAAACAGATTGCGCAAAGCCTTGGTATAGACCCGTCGCTTCTTGGGTTAAGTTAAAATAAAACCATTTTTATTTTCAATATACTCTTCTCTTGGATTACTTCAGAGCTACTCCGGTATCATCACAGTTCATTGCCATCGCCATTCATCATCTGAAGAATGTCTATAGCTGTTTTACTATATAAGGTTTAAAGAACTAAATACATTTCGATACTATAATGACTTTAAATATCTATATTAGTGATCATCTTGAATTATAGCAGCAGGGACAAGAAATGTTATGTATACATGCCTCGACCTAGTCGTGACGTGTTTAATAGTAAAGGGGATGTGTATAAGTATCTAAATAATTCATGTATGCAAATAACTTCCCTCAATATCCAAGAGATTGTGAAGAATCTTGAAAATAGTATAGAAGCATTTGTTGAAAGATTTAACGAGACAGTGCAATGCGTTATTGCTGTAAAAAGTTGTAAGGGTGGGGCATCAATCGCTATTGTGTTTGACGGCAAGAAAAAGATTTTTTATGGTATTCTCGATGCTCTTCACACTGTTAATAATCTTGGTAAAATCGTTGATGCGGTCTTAGGTTTCTTGAACAGGAGTGCGCAAATTGATTGCTTAAAAGAGTTGAAAGCTATCTACGCCATTGCGGATGAGACCATAAAAATAAGGTTTAGATGCCAATTCGATTTAGATGCATTAAAGGCTATAATACTCGACGCCATCTTCTTGACATTCTTCTTTGCTAATATACAAATCCTTCAAGCCTAATTTGAGGAGCAATTTCACTTACAATCCAATCCTTTTCTTCTGATACCCTAGTCTTATGGTTTTTGGATATTGCATTAATTGTTTTGAGCGCTTGAAAAGGAACTCTAACTTCTCTAATCTTCATGGATTCAACTATTTCTCCGTTTTCTATTAGAAAACTTGTTTGTGGAACAATCCTTATATACCCTTCTTCCAACATTGCTATTGATATTCCATCTATAAGAAAACCTCTTTTCGTTTCTTCTACCATTTCCCTTTCACCCCAGTCTCCAGATGCTAAAACGAGTGTTGTGTGAAATGGTATAGGACTTGTGAAAAGCCCGTGTGCTGAGCCGGGCTCTGATGAAAATGCTCTTGCTGTTGCCCTAGTGTGATGTAGATCTCTGATAACACCATTTTCTATAAGTACCCTCTTCCTAGTTGCAACACCCTCATCATCAAAGAATCTTATAGCTGGAGTATCATGCGTATTTGGCTCGTCATACATATTGAATTCTTCTGGGAATAGCTTAGACCCTACTAGTCTCGCACTATGCGGATATAATGGGCTTAGCATATGGGATATCTCGTGGATTAGAGCAGCTGTTGCCTCGTTGCCCAAGATTATTTGTGATTTTCCAACTTCATAAGGCTTCAATGCTTTTACCTTAATGCTTTTACCAATTCTTGAAACTGTATCTCTAAACAGTGAATCTATGTTTTTTACAATTGAATTTGCTGACCACGCAACAAAGGCACTATGAGATGATGCAAAAATGCTTTGTCCATATGTTGTTGCGCCAAGCAATCCTATCTCAACATCTACAAACTTCTTCGATTCCTTGGCATCATCCTCACCCTCTCTAGAAATAGTTCTCACTCTATAATGCATGCCTACAACAATTTCGCATTTAACATTATAAGATGCTTTAACCTCTTGACATAGATCAATAATGAATTGCGCCACTTCATCCTCTGATGGAAACTCCTTACCTATTTCAACAGTTCCTTTGAATAATTCTGCCTCTGAAAAATCGCCACAGACACTATCTCTCACTAGACTCAAAACCTTCTTTTCTAAATCACTAGGATCTGTATTAATGCCTTGCTTGGAGACTATATACCAACAACCACCCTTATTGATCCTAGCACCTAGAACATTAGCTGTAAGGTTATTTATCTCGATAGAGTTATCCCTATAAGCAATCTGTGCAACAGTCTCTTGATATCTAATTTTGTCAATATAAATACTCATAAGAACACCTAATTAATTATTATATGTCAACATAAAAAGCTAAAGAGCTTAACCCTAGAAACAACGCCAAGATTTAAGAATTAGCTAAGAATTGTTTTGAATAGGGTGTGTTGAAGGGATGTCTCAACTCGTTAACTGCTATAAAAGCTTTTCTAATTCCATCCAAATCTATATAGGGTTTCAGAAAAGGCTTTAGATCAATTCCTTTCGTAGACATTATGCATGGCAATAAAATGCCATTAGCCGTCAGCCTAATTCTATTGCAATGCATACAGAACTCCGCATTGTGTAGCCATTTAACAACCTCAACTTCAGTCCCTACATCAAGAATATAAACGGGTCTGTGATGTAAATCTCTAAAGTATTTCCTAACTGCCACCTCCTCTAAATATTTTGTAATGTTATTCAAAGGCTTATACAGTTTCTTGAAAACAGTGTTTGGCACAGATATTGGTTCAAGTTCTATAAATCTGAGTCTATATCCATGACTAGATGCCAACTCTATGAAATCTTTGTACTCATTGTCATTAACACCATTTAAAACAACAACGTTTATTGTAACAGGGTTTAGCCCTGCATCCAAAGCTGTTTTTAGGCCTCTCAATACTTTGTCTAATGCATCCAAACCTGTTACGTACTTATACCTCTCTCTATTAAGTGATGGAACGGATACATTAACTCTTTTTAAACCTGCCTCAGCCAATTTCTCTGCATATAATTCAAGCCAATAACCATTTGTTGTCATGGACAAGTCGTTTGGTTTATGATCCGAAATAGCCTTTACAATCTCTAGTATATCTTTTCTAATAAGCGGTTCACCACCAGTAATCTTAAACTCTCTTATACCAAGGGATGTGGCGACATATGCTATAGCTTTGTACTCCTCTGCTAAAAGCCCATAACCATCGTTTACTAGGCCTTCTCTATGGCAGTAAATGCAGTGATAGTTACAGCTACTTGTAACACTAATTCTAAGGTTTCTGAGCTCTCTTCCCCACTTGTCAACAAGTAACAAAACAAGCCACTCAAAAGCTACTTCTAACACAAATCATCATAAATTAAAATTACTCTGAAATATAAACTTAGTTAATATGAATTACAGTATGTATTTTAAGGAACTCGAAAATGCTTAGCGATGTCTGCATTGCAATGGTGTATGACAAGAACAACAGATACAGCGTGAACGCATTAATAGCTGCTGTAGAGTCGAGAAATCCTAGTGTACGTGTAACAAGAATACCATTATATAAATCGTTTGACGTGGTTCAACAAATCATCGATTTAAACAAGTATTGTAAAAGAATTATTGTGGGATTCTCATTCATGACCCCACAGCTCCTAATAGTTAAGGACATTGCCAAATTAATTAAAACATATGTTCCAAAAGCATTGCTTGTTGCTGGAGGACCTCATGCAAGTGGCGATCCTCTTGGTACTCTAACTAAACTTGATTTTGATGTTGTTTTATATGGTGAAGGGGAGGACATCATAAATGATCTGATTAAGAGTTATGGCGATACTGGGGAATACAGGATTTGTGGGTCAGCATATTTAGATAGTGATAAGGTTTATATTAGAAAAAGAATGAAGGTGGTTGATCTTGATTCGTATCCGCCATTTCCGTATTGGAGGGGTGTTGTAAATCCTATTGAAATTATGAGGGGGTGTTCATCAGCATGTTTCTTCTGTCAAGTGACATATACTTTTGGAAAACCTAGATACAGAGGTATAGAGACTATAGCTGAATATGCGAAGATTTCTATTGAAAAAGGCTTAAGGGATTTGAGGTTCATAGCGCCAAATTCGCTTGGATATGGGAGTTCAAATGGTATAAAGCCAAACCATGAGATGCTTTACAGCTTGCTTAGCAAATTACATTCTTTAACTAGAGAACATGGGGGAAGGATCTTCTTTGGCACTTTCCCAAGTGAAATAAGACCTGATTCCGTGGATGTCGAATCTGCTAACATACTAAGAAGATTTGCTAATAATAGAAGAGTTATAATTGGTGCACAAAGCGGTTCTAACAAAATATTGAGAATGATTCACAGAGGTCACAATGTTGAAGATGTTGAAAATGCTATTGACATTCTCAGTGAGAGAGGATTTGCGATCGATATTGACCTTATATTTGGTTTCCCATTCGAGGATGAAAATGATTTTGAAGAGACCCTCGCCTTTATGAAGAGAGTAGAGAATAAAAATGTTAGATTCCACCTTCACACATTTATACCA
It contains:
- a CDS encoding ABC transporter permease; the protein is MSMRLEDIIRGRVTLFNIFIAILVIAIITGFINPKFWEPGNWQALLTWYLGLSVLAMGESMVLITGGIDLSVGSIASASSMLLAIALDRWGLPLVLSIVFVLIVTALIGVFHGFFVSLFSPPLPQIMPAFIITLADNIFWGGFATAITLGWPIPLYKHPDLSVIATPWMLALILIIVAVISIYIQRYGIIGRYIYAIGGNIEAARLSGVPINKTRVFAYSYSALCAGIAGIIFTALMMTGYPGVGRGQELYAIASNAIGGVSLAGGEGIALGAAIGAFLITLIRNALVLSGVTPYWYDPITGVILGVAVTVDLYRRIRGAR
- a CDS encoding sugar-binding protein encodes the protein MKGITKTTLIAIVVAIIVIAVAGGLGAWWWFSQQQSKPSKLVFVVIGKSVHPYWSVVEAGVKKAGQELGVDAIFWVPQKEDVQAQLSTMDSYIAQKVAGIAIAPSDPSAATPYINKAIQQGIPVITIDTDAPQSNRYVYLGTGNYKAGWLAGLVAWQLAKEKGYIKPGATIKVAMLTGSLTAMNSLERMAGFKDAIMNCSQKDPDIRGNINIVWLGPYNDQEDPTQALNLALSAIQANPDLTIAFGVYAYDGPAWAKALQQAGVAPGKVILVEFDVTSDNVPPLQQGYALVTVGQRQYFMGYYGVKLLYNMTKYGVDKALKSFIPGYPNNKIYDTGVDLVGTKHMEFTAPTGEKVAVVSLSEYKQIAQSLGIDPSLLGLS
- a CDS encoding metallopeptidase TldD-related protein; amino-acid sequence: MSIYIDKIRYQETVAQIAYRDNSIEINNLTANVLGARINKGGCWYIVSKQGINTDPSDLEKKVLSLVRDSVCGDFSEAELFKGTVEIGKEFPSEDEVAQFIIDLCQEVKASYNVKCEIVVGMHYRVRTISREGEDDAKESKKFVDVEIGLLGATTYGQSIFASSHSAFVAWSANSIVKNIDSLFRDTVSRIGKSIKVKALKPYEVGKSQIILGNEATAALIHEISHMLSPLYPHSARLVGSKLFPEEFNMYDEPNTHDTPAIRFFDDEGVATRKRVLIENGVIRDLHHTRATARAFSSEPGSAHGLFTSPIPFHTTLVLASGDWGEREMVEETKRGFLIDGISIAMLEEGYIRIVPQTSFLIENGEIVESMKIREVRVPFQALKTINAISKNHKTRVSEEKDWIVSEIAPQIRLEGFVY
- the moaA gene encoding GTP 3',8-cyclase MoaA, whose product is MLEVAFEWLVLLLVDKWGRELRNLRISVTSSCNYHCIYCHREGLVNDGYGLLAEEYKAIAYVATSLGIREFKITGGEPLIRKDILEIVKAISDHKPNDLSMTTNGYWLELYAEKLAEAGLKRVNVSVPSLNRERYKYVTGLDALDKVLRGLKTALDAGLNPVTINVVVLNGVNDNEYKDFIELASSHGYRLRFIELEPISVPNTVFKKLYKPLNNITKYLEEVAVRKYFRDLHHRPVYILDVGTEVEVVKWLHNAEFCMHCNRIRLTANGILLPCIMSTKGIDLKPFLKPYIDLDGIRKAFIAVNELRHPFNTPYSKQFLANS
- a CDS encoding TIGR04013 family B12-binding domain/radical SAM domain-containing protein, producing the protein MLSDVCIAMVYDKNNRYSVNALIAAVESRNPSVRVTRIPLYKSFDVVQQIIDLNKYCKRIIVGFSFMTPQLLIVKDIAKLIKTYVPKALLVAGGPHASGDPLGTLTKLDFDVVLYGEGEDIINDLIKSYGDTGEYRICGSAYLDSDKVYIRKRMKVVDLDSYPPFPYWRGVVNPIEIMRGCSSACFFCQVTYTFGKPRYRGIETIAEYAKISIEKGLRDLRFIAPNSLGYGSSNGIKPNHEMLYSLLSKLHSLTREHGGRIFFGTFPSEIRPDSVDVESANILRRFANNRRVIIGAQSGSNKILRMIHRGHNVEDVENAIDILSERGFAIDIDLIFGFPFEDENDFEETLAFMKRVENKNVRFHLHTFIPLPGTPFSDLETKLLSHERKTLLAKFIGKGKAYGYWIEQEKISAIIKWLKQNKIIYSLHENFKRSRISVC